The sequence GACGGCGGGCAGTTGCGCGACGCTCGTGACGGCGAGCGCGAACAGGCCGACGAACAGGATGCCGTTGAGCCGCCCGCGCAGTGACGGCGCGGCGGCGCTGAGCTGGGGAGAGGTGAGCGTGGACATGGCTTCGTTCGTTTCGTTCTCTGTGACGATGGGCCTAATCCTAAATTGGTTATATCGATATGAAAAATCGTGATTTGTAACGTAAAATATCCAAAAATCCGATATTTTAGACCGATGACCCCAGATCAACTGATAACGTTCGCGGCGGTCGCCGAGCACCTGAACATCAGCCGCGCGGCGCTCGCGCTGCATCTGTCGCAGCCCGCGGTGTCCGGCCAGTTGCGCCAGCTGCAGGACGAGTTCGGCGAGCCGCTGTACCAGCGCGACGGGCGCGGCGTGCGTCTCACGCCGGTCGGCGAGGCGCTCGCGCGGCACGCGACGCAACTGCGCGATACGTTCGCGCAGGCGCGCGCGTACCGCGACGCGGTGCGCGGGCTCGAGCGCGGGACGCTGCGGATCGGCGCGAGCACGACGCCCGCGAGCTACCTGCTGCCGTACCTGCTCGCCGCGTTCCATCCGCTCGCGCCGGACGTCGCGATCCAGACGATGAGCGGCAACACGTCCGACGTCGTCGCGGCGCTGGCGTCGCTCGACATCGCGCTGATCGAGGGCCCGCCCGGCGACGCGCTGCCGACGGGCACGTCGGTGCACGAATGGCGCGAGGACGAGATCGTCGCGATCGTGCCGTCGTCGCATCCGCTCGCCGCGCGCCGCGAGCAAGGCCGCGCGCGGGCGACGCTCGACGAGCTCGCCGCGTATCCGCTCGTGCTGCGCGAGGCGGGCTCGGGCGTGCGGCAGCTCGTCGAGCGCGCGTTCGCGCGCGCGGCGGCGCCGCTTGCGGTCGCGTTCGAAATCGCGGGCGTCGAGGCGGTGAAGGAGGCGGTGCGCGCCGGAATGGGCGTCGGCTTCGTGTCCGCGATGTCGCTCAGGCATGACGATGCGGCGCTCGCGATGGTGTCGATCGCGCCCGAGCCGCTCACGCGCCATTTCTCGATCCTCGTGCCGCATGGCGCGACGCCGTCGCGCGTCGCCAAGCGTTTTCTCGCGCTGTGCGTCGCGCAGGCCGATCCGGCCTGACGGGCGGCGCGGCGACGGCAGTCGCGCTGTCGGCGGCTCATCGGCCGCTCATCGGCGAGTGGCCGGCGAGTGACCGGCGAGTGATTGACGCGTTAGCGGCGGCCGCCGTCCGGACGGTCGCCCGGCGGGCCGGGCGCGGCGAAGCAGAGCGCGGCCGGCACCGCGATTTCGACGACGAACGCCGCCAGCAGGGCGGCGTTCGGCACGCGCACGCCGCGCAGCCGGCAATATTCGACGGCGGCGATGAAGGCCGCGCTCGTGCCCATCAGCGCGACGCCGAAGATCGCGTTGCGGCGATACCAGAGCGCCGGGTCGCGCAGCGTCGCGCGCGTTCTGACGCCGTAGAAGCGATTGGGGCCGACCCGCTTCGCCGCGAGCGGGATGGCGAGCAGGAAGAAGAGCGCGCTCACGAGCAGGTACGGGGCGCCATCGGAAAAATCGAGCATGCCGTTTGCTCCTGGGGGCAGACAGGCGAACGAAGCGCCACGAAGTACAACGAAGTACAACGAAGTACAACGAAGTACAACGAAGCGGCGCGATCGGCTCGTTGCCGCGGCGTCCGGGCGGTTTGCCGCTGCTTATTCTGCACCGTCGGCGCGCCGCCTGCGCGCGGTCAACGCCGCAGGTTCACCGTCCGCCGCGCCTAGGGATTTCCACTATGGTTCGCCTCGAACGCTCGGCGCACTATTCGTCCGTTGATGAATGGAACCGGTTCCATTCATACGGTTTCGACAATATCCCGATCGAGAAGGAGGCGAGCCAAGCATGGTCGACATCGTGATCGTCGCGAGCGCGTTCGGCGCGGACGCGGTGCGCCGCGCGGGCCATCGCGCATTCGTCGCGGCGGCGGCCGACGCGGGCGCCGCGGGGTTCGAGGTGCGGCGCGAGCTGTTCGCGTCGGACGACGACGCGGCCGCCCCCGCGCTCGCGCGGCTCGGCGACGCGATCGCCGCGGCCGGGCTGTGGTCGGTGTATTCGACCCCCGCGACGCTCTACACGGACGGCGGCGATCTGAACCGCGACGCGCTCGCCGCGACGCTCGCCGAGGCCGACGCGCTCGGCGCGCGCTTCGTCAAGTTTCAGCTCGGCGGCTTCGCCGCGCGTCCGCACGCGGCCGAGATCGCCGCCGCGACGCGCGGCGCGCGCGCCCGCGCGCTCGTCGAGAACGGCCAGTTGCGGCAGGGCGGCGCGCTCGCGCAGTTCGAGTCGCTGTTCGCCGCACTGCGCGACGAGCGATGCCCGACGCTCGTCGGCATGACGTTCGACATCGGCAACTGGCTGTGGGCGGGCGACGCGCCGCTCGCCGCCGCGCGCGCGCTCGCCGCGCACGTGGAATACGTCCATTGCAAGGCGGTCGACGGCGAGGGCGCGCGCCGCTTCGCGGTCGCGCCGAGGCCGGGCGAGCGCTTCTGCGACGACGTGCTCGCGCTGCTGCCGCGCACGGCGCCGCGCGGGATCGAGTTTCCGCTCGATGCGGCGCGCGTGGCCGACGACGCGTCGACGCGCGTCGCATGGCTCGCGGCCGCATGAGATCCACCCACTCGCGCCGGAGTCGGCCAAGCTCGACGCTTGCGCCGGCGCCAGGCCGTTGACCGAAGGAGTAAGCCAACACCATGCAAGCCCCGCTCGACGTTCTCACCTATGGCGAAGCGATGGCGATGTTCGTCGCCGCCGAGCCCGGCCCGCTCGACAGCGCGACGCAGTTCACGAAGCGCATCGCGGGCGCCGATCTGAACGTCGCGATCGGCCTTGCGCGCCTCGGCTTTCGGGTCGGCTGGATCAGCCGCGTCGGTGCCGATTCGTTCGGCCGCTACGTGCTCGACACGCTCGCGCGCGAGCGCGTCGACGCGTCGTGCGTGACGATCGACGCGCGCTATCCGACGGGCTTCCAGCTGAAGTCGCGCGCGACCGACGGCGCGGACCCGGCAGTCGAATATTTCCGCAAGGGCTCGGCCGCGAGCCGCCTGTCGCTCGACGACTACGCGCCCGGTTACGCGCTCGGCGCGCGCCACCTGCACCTGACGGGCGTCGCGCCGGCGCTGTCCGATTCGTCGCGCGAGCTCGCGTTCCACCTCGCGCGCACGATGCGCGCGGCGGGCAAGACGGTGTCGTTCGATCCGAACCTGCGGCCGACGCTGTGGCCGTCCGCGCACGAAATGGCGCGCACGCTGAACGCGCTCGCCGAGCAGGCGGACTGGGTGCTGCCGGGCCTCGCCGAGGGGCGTCAGCTGACGGGCCTCGACACGCCCGCGGATATCGCGGGCTTCTACATCGAGCGGGGCGCGCGCGGCGTGGTCGTCAAGCTCGGCGCGGCGGGCGCGTACTTCCGCACGGACGACGGCCGCGAAGGCACGGTCGCGGCCGAGCGCGTCGAGCACGTCGTCGACACGGTCGGCGCGGGCGACGGCTTCGCGGTCGGCGTGGTGAGCGCGTTGCTCGAAGGCCGCGCGATCGACGACGCGGTGGCGCGCGGCAACCGGATCGGCGCGCTCGCGATCCAGGTAATCGGCGACTCGGAAGGATTGCCTTTGCGCGCGCAGCTCGATCGGATCGAAAATCTGAGCAATGCGCCGGATCGGCTAGAGGCGCCGCTCGTCCGATAAGCCGCCCGTCCCGACGCAGGACGGGCACAATCGCGGCGAATCCCCGCGTTTCATACGGCGCCGCACGACACTGGAGACTCACATCATGCCCGCAACGCTCGCGCTTCGCCGCTGGTGGACGATCATGCCGATCGTCTTCGTCACGTACAGCCTCGCTTATCTCGACCGCGCGAACTACGGCTTCGCCGCCGCGGCCGGGATCAATCAGGATCTCGGCATCAGCAAGGGGCTGTCGTCGCTGATCGGCGCGCTGTTCTTCCTCGGCTATTTCTTCTTCCAGATTCCGGGGGCGATCTACGCGGAGCGCCGCAGCGTGAAGACGCTCGTGTTCTGGAGCCTCGTGCTGTGGGGCGGCTGCGCGGCGCTCACGGGCATCGTGAGCAACATCCCGTCGCTGATGGCGATCCGTTTCCTGCTCGGCGTCGTCGAGGCGGCCGTGATGCCCGCGATGCTGATCTTCATCAGCAACTGGTTCACGAAGCGCGAGCGCTCGCGCGCGAACACCTTCCTGATCCTCGGCAACCCGGTGACGGTGCTGTGGATGTCGGTCGTATCGGGCTATCTCGTCCACGAGTTCGGCTGGCGCCACATGTTCGTCGCCGAAGGGCTGCCCGCCGTCGTGTGGGCGGTGTGCTGGTGGTTCCTCGTGCAGGACAAGCCCGCGCAGGCGAAGTGGCTCACCGACCAGGAAAAGCGCGATCTCGACGCCGCGCTCGCCGCCGAGCAGGCGGCGCTCAAGCCGGTGCGCAACTATCGCGAGGCGTTCCGCTCGCCCGCCGTCGTCAAGCTGTGCGCACAGTACTTCTGCTGGAGCATCGGCGTATACGGCTTCGTGCTGTGGCTGCCGTCGATCGTGAAGAACGGCTCGGCGCTCGGCATGGTCGCAACGGGGTGGCTGTCCGCGCTGCCGTATCTCGCGGCGACGATCGCGATGCTCGCCGCGTCCTGGGCGTCCGACAAGCTCGGCTCGCGCAAGGGCTTCGTGTGGCCGTTCCTGCTGATCGGCGCGGCCGCGTTCGCCGCGTCGTACGCGCTCGGCTCGGCGCACTTCTGGCTGTCGTACGCGCTGCTCGTCGTCGCGGGCGCGGCGATGTACGCGCCGTACGGGCCGTTTTTCGCGATCGTGCCGGAACTGCTGCCGAAGAACGTCGCGGGCGGCGCGATGGCGCTCATCAACAGCATGGGCGCGCTCGGCTCGTTCGTCGGCTCGTACGTGGTCGGCTATCTGAACGGCGCGACGGGCTCGCCCGCCGCGTCCTACGCGTTCATGAGCGCCGCGCTCGTCGCGGCCGTCGTGCTCACGCTGTCGGTGAGGCAGGCGGGCGCGACGCCGCCGCTCGCCCATCCGTTGCAAGGAAAGTGAATCGATGAAGCATCGCATCGTCGTCTACAAGCCGCTCCCCGACGACGTGCTCGCGTATCTGCGCGAGCGCGCCGACCTAACCATCGTCGACGGCGCCGACGCGCTTGCGCGCGCGCTCGACACCGCCGACGGCGCGCTCGGCGCGAGCCTCGAGATCACGCCCGAGCTGCTCGATCGCGCGCCGCGGCTGCGCGCATGGTCGACGATCTCGGTCGGCTTCGACAATTTCGACGTCGCCGACCTGACGCGCCGCGGGATCGTGCTCGCGCACACGCCAGACGTGCTGACCGAATCGACGGCCGACACCGTGTTCGCGCTGATCCTCGCGAGCGCGCGGCGCGTCGTCGAGCTCGCCGAATTCGTGAAGGCGGGGCAGTGGCGGCAGAGCATCGGCGAGCCGCTATACGGCACCGACGTGAACGGCAAGACGCTCGGCATCATCGGGCTCGGGCGCATCGGCGCGGCGCTCGCGCGCCGCGCCGCGCTCGGCTTCCGGATGCCGGTGCTCTACACGAACCGCAGCGCGAATCCGCAGGCCGAGGCGCAGTTCGGCGCACGCCGCGTCGCGCTCGACGAATTGCTCGCGACAGCCGACTTCGTGTGCGTGCAAGTGCCGCTCACGCCGCAGACGCGGCATCTGATCGGCGCGCGCGAATTCGCGAAGATGAAGCGAAGCGCGATCCTCGTGAACGCGTCGCGCGGGCCCGTCGTCGACGAGGCCGCGCTGATCGACGCGCTGCGCGCGGGCACGATCCGGGCGGCGGGGCTCGACGTGTTCGAGCACGAGCCGCTCGCGGCGGATTCGCCGCTGCTGTCGATGAGCAACGTCGTCGCGCTGCCGCACATCGGCTCGGCGACGCGCGAGACGCGCCACGCGATGGCGCGCTGCGCGGCGGAGAACCTGATCGCGGCGCTCGACGGCACGCTGGCGCGCAACGTCGTCAACCGCGATGTGCTGCAGCGCGCGCAATCGGTGTCGTAAAGGTGGCGCGAACGTCCGGCGGATCGCGCGCGGCATGTTCGCCGCTCGCGATGGCGACGGACGCAAGCAGGGCGGAAGAAGGGAGCGGTTCGTCATGCGCGCCGCGGCGCGTTTGGCGGACTTTTAGGAATGTTCCGAATCGGCTCGCCGCATCGTATCCGATGCGGCGAGCCGCGTGCGCGGCGTCGGGCGCGGCCCGTTTCGCGTCGAGGCCGATGCCGAGCCCGGCGCCGGGATTCGGTTGCCGAATCGTCAGCAGTCCGACAGCATGCGGGCTTGCCCGCGTACGCAGGATTCGATGCCGAGAACGCGATGATGCGCAACGCAGCGACCGTTCATTCGATTTGCGCCGCGCCCGGACGCCGGCGCCGCGCGGCCGCGCGACGCGCATCCGGCGCGCGCGCCGCGCGTCCCTCCACGCTAGAGGAGGCCGTCTTGGTACGGTCCGATCGCCTGCGTTATGATCGCC comes from Burkholderia savannae and encodes:
- a CDS encoding LysR family transcriptional regulator, translating into MTPDQLITFAAVAEHLNISRAALALHLSQPAVSGQLRQLQDEFGEPLYQRDGRGVRLTPVGEALARHATQLRDTFAQARAYRDAVRGLERGTLRIGASTTPASYLLPYLLAAFHPLAPDVAIQTMSGNTSDVVAALASLDIALIEGPPGDALPTGTSVHEWREDEIVAIVPSSHPLAARREQGRARATLDELAAYPLVLREAGSGVRQLVERAFARAAAPLAVAFEIAGVEAVKEAVRAGMGVGFVSAMSLRHDDAALAMVSIAPEPLTRHFSILVPHGATPSRVAKRFLALCVAQADPA
- a CDS encoding SdpI family protein produces the protein MLDFSDGAPYLLVSALFFLLAIPLAAKRVGPNRFYGVRTRATLRDPALWYRRNAIFGVALMGTSAAFIAAVEYCRLRGVRVPNAALLAAFVVEIAVPAALCFAAPGPPGDRPDGGRR
- a CDS encoding TIM barrel protein, which encodes MVDIVIVASAFGADAVRRAGHRAFVAAAADAGAAGFEVRRELFASDDDAAAPALARLGDAIAAAGLWSVYSTPATLYTDGGDLNRDALAATLAEADALGARFVKFQLGGFAARPHAAEIAAATRGARARALVENGQLRQGGALAQFESLFAALRDERCPTLVGMTFDIGNWLWAGDAPLAAARALAAHVEYVHCKAVDGEGARRFAVAPRPGERFCDDVLALLPRTAPRGIEFPLDAARVADDASTRVAWLAAA
- a CDS encoding sugar kinase; this translates as MQAPLDVLTYGEAMAMFVAAEPGPLDSATQFTKRIAGADLNVAIGLARLGFRVGWISRVGADSFGRYVLDTLARERVDASCVTIDARYPTGFQLKSRATDGADPAVEYFRKGSAASRLSLDDYAPGYALGARHLHLTGVAPALSDSSRELAFHLARTMRAAGKTVSFDPNLRPTLWPSAHEMARTLNALAEQADWVLPGLAEGRQLTGLDTPADIAGFYIERGARGVVVKLGAAGAYFRTDDGREGTVAAERVEHVVDTVGAGDGFAVGVVSALLEGRAIDDAVARGNRIGALAIQVIGDSEGLPLRAQLDRIENLSNAPDRLEAPLVR
- a CDS encoding MFS transporter; protein product: MPATLALRRWWTIMPIVFVTYSLAYLDRANYGFAAAAGINQDLGISKGLSSLIGALFFLGYFFFQIPGAIYAERRSVKTLVFWSLVLWGGCAALTGIVSNIPSLMAIRFLLGVVEAAVMPAMLIFISNWFTKRERSRANTFLILGNPVTVLWMSVVSGYLVHEFGWRHMFVAEGLPAVVWAVCWWFLVQDKPAQAKWLTDQEKRDLDAALAAEQAALKPVRNYREAFRSPAVVKLCAQYFCWSIGVYGFVLWLPSIVKNGSALGMVATGWLSALPYLAATIAMLAASWASDKLGSRKGFVWPFLLIGAAAFAASYALGSAHFWLSYALLVVAGAAMYAPYGPFFAIVPELLPKNVAGGAMALINSMGALGSFVGSYVVGYLNGATGSPAASYAFMSAALVAAVVLTLSVRQAGATPPLAHPLQGK
- a CDS encoding 2-hydroxyacid dehydrogenase, with product MKHRIVVYKPLPDDVLAYLRERADLTIVDGADALARALDTADGALGASLEITPELLDRAPRLRAWSTISVGFDNFDVADLTRRGIVLAHTPDVLTESTADTVFALILASARRVVELAEFVKAGQWRQSIGEPLYGTDVNGKTLGIIGLGRIGAALARRAALGFRMPVLYTNRSANPQAEAQFGARRVALDELLATADFVCVQVPLTPQTRHLIGAREFAKMKRSAILVNASRGPVVDEAALIDALRAGTIRAAGLDVFEHEPLAADSPLLSMSNVVALPHIGSATRETRHAMARCAAENLIAALDGTLARNVVNRDVLQRAQSVS